In Cyclopterus lumpus isolate fCycLum1 chromosome 5, fCycLum1.pri, whole genome shotgun sequence, the genomic stretch ACAGACCCATCACACACAAGAAGAATATGCTCACAGGCATAAAAACAGGTGCACATTTTGTGATGTGGTGCTGATATGGAGAGCTGTCTTTTTAAAGCCACTATTGTGGCTGTTTTTAAGCTCAGTTTGAGCACTTTCTCCTGACagtctgttgtttgtttacacataacataacatttcatgTATGTTTAAGGCCCATTGGGGTGTCACGGTTATTAATATTAATCTGTGTCGGGGAAGGCACCGGGGAATCTGGGTGTTTGCAGGAGAGCTTACCATGGAGGGGAAGGACACCGTAGTGGCCAGTGCACAGGGGGGGTCCTCCTTTTTAGGGGAACCCCTCACCCAaatctaacccctaaccctgtgAAAATCATAAacacctaacacctaaccctgtgtgtatagtgtatgaatgtaacatggttgtaagtcactttggatgaAACCTATTGTTGTTTATTGGTTTTATATTCAATGCCTCAGGAGCATTTTGTTTTCGTGCACTTCagaatcttgtgttttttttcgaaAAATACCTACAAAGCTTCCCTTTGACTCTACGTAGGTAATTTAATAATCAAACATTTAGATATGACCAGCTGTACGCTTATGACCAGCAGTACACTTACACATTCTGTACAATAAACAGACTGGACATGTTGTAAAATGTCATTATATGGCCTTGTTGAACAGACTAGTTTTGACCCCTTCTTGCAGCCACTTTGCAGCCACTGAATAAAGATGCCCACAATTGGCcattaatgtactttatataTACGTTATGTACTTTtggatacactgtatacactttgcatttatatttgaattgaattggatcttttctttttcatttcctttactGCAACAAAGAAATGGTGTTAGGATTGGGGGTTAGTACTATAAAAGTTAGTTTATTTTTGCCACGGAACTTTGtgcaactgtgggtcagtggttagctggtccgtctttcaattaggggattggtggttcaatcccaaccctagtccatgtgtccttgagcaaaaacTTAAACCTgtattgctccctgtagctgtgtgtatggtggatgaatgtaacatggttgtaagtcgctttggataaaaccTAGTGCTGTTTAATggttaatatatacaatatatatatatatatatatatgtttatatatatgttatgtatatatatatatatatattattaaattgttttaaatatagatCTATAGAAGTATATTTAGTTGCAAACAACTGGATCGAAACTAAAGTTGTGCCGAGATATTAGGCTGTTGAAAGTGGTCACCATGACAACGGCGACCGATGAGGCCTCCAGGTTCCGCAATCTCCGCATTGATGGAGCATATTTTTAAGTAGGCTGACtcttgacaaaccgaccacagaatTGATGCTTGCACCCctaacttctcgcctgaaatCATCTCAAAATAACATTCTGTGACACAACAACACTAGGTCCTGGTGGCGCACGTTGGCGCACGTGGCGGAGGAAGCGTGATTTCATTGGTGGCTCAGCGGTTAAGGCAGCGGCCATAGAAGCGCGGGGTCAAGAGTTTGAATCTCGGCTTCACCCATCCCAAGCAGCCGACCTGTGTCACATGAGTCACCTCCGTGTAGATAGCTTAGCTAGTTGCTAATTAACTCCAAAGCATTGCGTGAAGGAGGTCTGTTTTCACATTGACTGCGGATCAGCTGTCATGATGTAACGGAGTTGTTTCCTGGTATAAAGATCCACTTAAACCATTGATCAAAATGATCGTAACATGTTTTCAGTTGATTAAATGGCATTAAACTACTACTTATAGTAACAAAGACACAGTTAGTGTATCGTCTCTCTGTAGCCTGTTACCTGTTTGTTCGCCAActgcattgagtatttatacacagcgtgtggtatttatactaTGTTCTGTACTGGGAGTAGTGTTGTGTATCATGAGCACCCTCTGCTGGGCCCCTGCAGACTTGAGCGGCGAACCCCGCATACTGTTCTCAGTCTTCGTGGTAGTTGTTCTGTAAAACGCTCCATTGTAATGCACAATGCAACATCATGCATGATAAACAAGCAGAGCATCAGAAACAATCTGAGACAACCAAGTTAGTGACTTCCTTAGTACTGAACACCATTTGAACCTCAGCTTGTAGCAGGTATGTTATTCAGATGTACGTCCCATCGTTTACTGTCAGCCTCTCCCAGGTGAGGAACTCTCTCCCCTTCAGGAGACATGGAGGCACCCTCAGAGATGAAGTCTGGACTTTGGTTGGAATGTACAGAATACAAaccagttttatttgttgttgttgcatataTAGGAAGATAAATGGTTACAAAGATGAAGAATGTAAAAaggtaaagtaaaaaaaaaaaaaaaaagaaaagacaagatgTCAAAAGTCTACATTTCCAATAAGACCTTCAAAATTATCAGGTGAAACAAGAGTTCACTTATTTACTTCTTCTTACCATTCAGTAAACAAAGAAGAACATGTTATTACATATTGAtgtatgaaagaaaaacacattgaggCTGTCATTCAATTTCCACTAAATAATATGAGATTATATGTGAAGAATAAAGTGATATATGAAACCAAAACACTCTTagctcaataaaaagaaagaaatcagaactcatcaaaaaaaaagaaacttaaatGACGATGAATCTTATGAATAATAAGTAAATTACACTTTAAGACATATTACATAGTTCTAATGATTAACCATAATACTCTGTGGTTACATATTATTTAGAAAAAGATTTGCATGCAATTTATTGGGAGATATGACTTTTTAACTAACTCTTCAAGAGTTTTAGCTCATTATAGGTTTAAACTCTATTGTTTAGATTTGCTTCCATCAATGACGACCTTTCTTGCCCTCTCTGCTGCTTCCAATGGTGTGTCGTCTTCTCCCTCAGCTGCACAATatcctgcagcacctcctgcCACCGCTTCCACTACAGATTAGAGCAATTATGACTTTCCACCAGTAATTGCTCttacacctgctgctgctgcacctcaTACAAGCACTGCCGCTGTAACAGCAGCGCTGGCCGGCCCCCCTACACAAAAAAGAACTCCCAACAATGCAACTGCTGTAAAAGCGGCCAAACTGATAACAACCCCCTTAAGTACGTTGCTTTTAGCCTTCTCTCTGATCTTTTCCTCTGACATGTTTCCTGGTGACTTTCTAATCTTTTGCACCTCCTGCATTATTCTTTTCTCCACTGCTTGTAGCATCTCATTGGTGTACCATCTTCCATCGTTTGCCTGAATCATCCCATCTACTGTCTTGAGGAGCTTCTTCACTTGGAACTGGTTGCTCCTGTATTCGTCCTGCTGGTTGGTCTTCCAGTGTCTATTATCGATGACGTGGCACCGGCCTCCACACTTTGTCACCAGATCCCTCACAAGCGTATTATCATGGACAAATTGCTCAATGGTCTGTCCTTCAAGGAGCTGGTCACCATGACTAAAGAGAACTATCGCAAACTTGAAGAATTCTTCAGAAAAGTATTGATTCATATTTTTGATGACATCCTGCTCCTGCTTTGTGAATCTCTCCACTTTAAGCACAATGAGAAAGGCATGAGGCCCAGGAGCGAACTCGGTGATGCATTTCAATATTTCAGACTTCAGCTCCTTCTCAGATCGGTCTGTGTCGAAGAAGCCAGgactgtcaatcaaagtgatgTTTCCTCCATTGACACATCTAGTTTGGGCTTGACATATATTGGTTTCAGAGTTGGCAGTGTGTCCGATCTTGAACAGTTGCTCTCCAAATATGGTGTTAGCAAGGCTGCTTTTTCCAACTCCAGTTTTTCCCAGGATGGCAATTCTCCTGCTGTTGAACACTGAAagagaataacaaaaaaaaacttgttggTCAGAAGTCGGTTGGTACTTATTAAATAGCTGCATCAGCATAATAAGAGAACGAAGAATAGTGTCGATACTTTTAAAAAAGACCAACGtgcatcattttatatatatatatatatatgaagtatTCTAACAGTACAAATCAATGTTCCTAATATATGTAAATCTATCGTGGTAAAGAACACAGAGGATCATTTTGTAAACTGGTCTAAAAAGAGATGAAGTTTATGACCTCCCTCCAGAAACgttttacatataatatatttcatatatataatactattCAACATTACTATTTTCCATCTATTTATAAGACATTTAACTCATATTTTAGTGGCGTCACACTGTTCTCTAATTCTTTAAACGTACAATATAAAGCTTTCTGCTGCTTGAGGTCTCTCACGAGACAACAACAGGTGGAGCTTGGTGACGTCATGAAGCAGCGTGGGATCATGGGAGTTGGTGTCTTCACCACCATTGCGGTCAACTCCCGTTTAGGATTCCTTCAGTGTTCATCGTTAAGGAGGTTTTTACCGGAACCGAATTATAGCAGAGGTGTCTTCCTCTCAGAAAGCAACAGACCCGGTCATGAACACCGGAAGACTCTGAATGAAGCAACTTCATGTTTAAAACCAGTGTTTCTCCGACGCTGCTCTGAGACCAGCTGCAGTTTGATTAGCTTGTTTCTCTGATAACCGCCCAACAGCCAGTGATGACGctccctctcttcattcacTCTCTACTTCGCTCGACCatcgtgtctctctctctctctctctctctctctccaaacatgAACTCTTTTACTTTGTGATTATTcagtaaagttgtttttttcaagatGGTGCTTTTTATAAACAAATGTTTCAACACACTCTTCCACGTCTTCACCAAGTACAACTACATGAATGCCATGTACAGTAATGTACAGTGAGCATAATTAATAGATAAGTAACTTTAACTTACTGTCTATCTTTTTAGAAGAGAAATCAGCGAAGAGTAAAATGTTTCAACCAGACGACGTTGTCCGTGTCTCTTTTCTCCTGCGGGCCTCTGCTGTGACttaagtttcactttcacttaCTGTAGGGGCaggcgtgtgtatgtgtgtgtgtgtgtgtgtgtgtgtgtgtgtgtgtgggtgtgggtgtgtggtgggggaggggagttGATTCTGCTGTGACTTACGTTTCACTTTCACTTACTGTAAGGGCGtatgagagagatgaagaagtggttgGTAGAAAACAACCATgtttagttgaaccggatgagtaactgTCACAGTGGGGTAAAAAGTGGAAGCGGGGTAACGCTTCCTTTCTTTTACCGGCaggctagggttagggttagggttaggggttagggttaggtgtatatgatattcacataaatctccccacgtcgtccgctgacttcgcagttgaatagagacttacggcaatgcactggccgacgcatatcacttagtattcccctcgcctttacactttgacccaggaaattgaatctaatatacggatttaacccgttgcacagagtaatacggaataaaggggagcagaaataggaaggggtggtgtgaatacgccaagaacccttctacgcttggattaagcgattctgcatacctatccgacactcctttggaggggagcgtcggaaggtaggaggggataaagtggctaagttttggtatctaagggactacagttttaggttataagaggtttttaaggtaaggtagaagaggtaatattgtgggttgggtttaggtaagtgttacaatggttgaggttagtaaaaaagattgggttagagttatattcattatttaagaatcggggtaagggttaagtagttagggttaagtttgaggtgcgtaatagaatggttgaggttagtaaagaggactgggttagggttagatttgttatttaggaattggggttagggttaaacggttagggttaagttagggttagggttaggggttagggttaggtaaatgaaacaagggggttagggttagggggttagggttagggttaggtgtatatgatattcacataaatctccccacgtcgtccgctgacttcgcagttgaatagagacttacggcaatgcactggccgacgcatatcacttagtattcccctcgcctttacactttgacccaggaaattgaatctaatatacggatttaacccgttgcacagagtaatacggaataaaggggagcagaaataggaaggggtggtgtgaatacgccaagaacccttcctcgcttggattaagcggttctgcatacctatccgacactcctttggaggggagcgtcggaaggtaggaggggataaagtggctaagttttggtatctaagggactacagttttaggttataagaggtttttaaggtaaggtagaagaggtaatattgtgggttgggtttaggtaagtgttacaatggttgaggttagtaaaaaagattgggttagagttatattcattatttaagaatcggggtaagggttaagtagttagggttaagtttgaggtgcgtaatagaatggttgaggttagtaaagaggactgggttagggttagatttgttatttaggaattggggttagggttaaacggttagggttaagttttaggtgcgtaatagaatggttgaggttagtataaaggattgggttagggttagatagggttaagtttgacgtgcgtaatcgaatggttggggttagtaaaaaggattgggttagggttagaatcgttatttaggggaaatgaacgagttggtggataaatcggaggagcagagggttgatatggttgatagagaattcaggttaaaaggtagtttattatatcatgaatacttaatttagatcattgtatttagagtcgaggaaagcttggtttaacgattggtcttttctaaggttccatgttaggtatacagtgacccctttcttcaaattttctgcaaagaacatgttcgtcagttatggacctcaggatcattgagtgtttcggccattatcacaagacaccctcttctgaggaaggcccccctgggatgatcaagtcccaggccgtgttactttacagcaaatatgaggggtcactggctcggtttgaggcctgtaggttgttaagtcgtgcttttaggcagtttgttcaggtttagtttatttaagggacttttaagggataagaatcaatgaatatctatcattaagatttgtggtatcagaattgaaagattataagattagagattttttttacttttgcagtatcaaaatttaaatttaaaatgttaaaataattaaagtatatttttttaattggtttaatttttacaattattatattatataaggtctatataactcattttgagaatcccttcctgtgccccatacaccgcacgaccccaggaaggttctattataagtgttaaatgagagccctggtctatattggtgcagtgtgtttcgctcgtggtgcagctcattagtatgcgaaaaacaataagcttgtttattgtgattaatgaactaaagtaacttatagttaatgtgtggggttatatataagaggcgactgtgtgttagtgtttataattgtagtcagaagtgtgtttcgctcgtggtgcagctcattagtatgcgaaaaacgatataagcttgtttattgtgattaatgaactaaaataacttatggttaatgtgtgggggttatatataagaggcaactgtgtgttagtgtttataattgtagtcaCGTTTTTTGAGTATAACACTGTTTTTAGTTCGTTTTTTTAGGTTCACTGATCTTTAAATacttatggttaatgtttgggggttgtattaagcacctgtgtgtgggtgtttgtatttataactgtaataaggatttgttgtaagataatctttggaacaatcatgtttttgaatctttggggtcaaagttgagggggcggagctcattagtatgcacATGCCTGGTTTTGggttgtttactttgattaataatcttaaattaaaatttaaaagtggatcattggtattttgttagctgtaataggttggttgttatagtattgttgtagtttctaaattatttaacctgtcccccacagttatagtcggttccccagcagtcaaacccggagagcagattcgaaatcttcgcggcagccgagctgaccccggaccaggtaagcccccagcagaaccgacaccaagtgaaggagatcaggtaagctatcgttctatatttctaaggggggctatatgagaggtggcggtgtacgtagtttttaagttttctcaatgtccgtggaagccaaattccgcagtcaatgaaggaaaccgcgtggaccgccagagacaacagggttaacccttcgtggcagcatagctgacctcggtccaagactgccccagcggaaccaacattaggcgcagaagagagcccagtttgagttttgattagattgggttaagattatttagacgttaggttggttgttataggattgttgtagtttctatagttaacgttagcttggtTGTTATATGATTGTAGTAGTTATAAGTtctggttagggttagggttagggttagggttaggtaaatgaaacaagggggggagaccccgttggataacggggaatccctattgcacgggccgtcactgccaccccgggaaactgcaccctccctaacgctcgttaagccctcccggctctctggaatttagtttggaaatccacgatttctctgctctccttctctggcctgcggaccattccggattgcactcaatgttcatgacattgaatgctgtccagccatggaccataaaatgcttgaccaacggagtctctgtttttttcttgtggaggatattgtatttgtgctgtgcgcaccttgttgcaatgttgttccttgtttcccccacatattgaatggaacataccttgcattcgaccaagtatatacagtttttggattcataatttcctgtgttgaggtttctgaatatttcccccgacttgtggtttctgaaccatttacggtgattaaaatattccgcctgtttgtgtttaatttttgttaaaggagcgatttttgccctaattaacctatcttttatgtttgggTTCCTTCTGAATGCTGTAATGATACTGTGGTCCTGTAGGATATCTGTTCCTCGAATTCCAGATTGGAAGTTTCTCCTGATATTCTGCGCCACCTGTACTGTGGATGGTGAGTAAGTGGTAATAAAGGGCAGATTGGTCGTGATGATTATTGGTTTGGTCTCCAGAAATGTCTTGGCACAAGCCCTTAAGAAAGATCTCTGgtaccctctgctggtcagtgcatgaaatagagtctgagaagctgttttaaaatcactgatttGGGTGCAAATCCTATGGAACCTCAACAATTGGGACTTAATGAgtcctgcaaatgtgtgtttggggtgaaaGCTACTCTTATGGAGTAATGCGTGGGTGTCTGTCGGTTTAAAGAAGACTTTGATGTCAAGTCtatttgtgaggtcaaagtccGGTCCTTTAAAAGTCGTAGTGTCTAAGAAGTCAACCGAATTGAAGCTCTGAgtggatttaattttaatcgagtccctgtggttatttaatgtcttgaggaattcctcaaattcTGTTTCAGAATGAGTCCAAATTCCCCAGATGTCGTCCAAATAGCGGTAGTAGTGTAGAGGTTTGAGGTCACAGGACTTAAGTGCTGACTCCTCCCAGTCTGCCATGAAGATGTTGGCGTAAGCCGGGGCAAATTTCTTCCCCATGGCTGTCCCTTTGGTCTGTAGGTACCACTCCTCGTTGAATAGAAAGTCGTTCTTCGTTAGGTTAATGTTGAGTAGTTGGAGGAGTTCTTTCTCgggtctgtgtttgtccgggtacttctggaatgttttcttaatggcTTGGAGGCCCTCTGTCAACTCAATGTTTGTATATAGACTATCTATGTCTATAGTGAAGAGGATTGCATCCTTTGGAAGAGTAAGTTTCTTAACCcgttcaacaaaataatatgtatctttGATGTAACTAGGATGTAGAGTGGAGAGCGGGTTAAGAAAAGAGTCTAAATATTCCGCCGTACAATATGTTTCACTACTACAGTCCGAAACGATAGGGCGACCTGGTGGGATTTTGTGGGGAACGCTCCAtttctctggctccttgtggatCTTTGGCAGCATGTAGAATATTCTGGCCCTGGGAACAGGGGGTCCAGCTAAGTAAGTCTTCTGTTTAAAATCTATGAATTTTTTGTCATAAAGAGACTGTAGTATTTTTTTGACTTCTGGAATTGTGTCGGGATAGATTGGTTTCTCTAATttagtgtaatattttttatcattgagCTGTCTGTAGCCCTCCCATAAGTAATTGTTCCTGTCTTGGATCACGACCGAGCTGCCCTTGTCTGCCGGTTTAatgataatctgtttgtttttagaaagagcTGTAAGAGCCTCCATTTCTAAATCCTCTAGATTGTTTGCCACCTTGTGCACATAGAATCTGTTTTTGAGGTATCTGTCATTAGCATGAATAATTCCCTTAATTTCCTGTGGTAGATTTGTGAGAGGGGGGGTCCATGTGGACCGTTGAGTGAAAGGTTTAGCCCTTCTGTCGTGTGCCCCTTCATAGTACGCTGCTAGTTTGAGTTTCCTATGATAATTTTGGATATCCAATTTAGTTTGTTCCTTAATATGCTTGTTGGTGCCTAATGATGGAATAAAGTTTAATCCTCTAGCCAGAACTGAGAGTTGCTCCTTAGTGAAGCAGGTATTTTTAGTTAAATTAATCACAGATTTATCCCCCTCCTGTGGTGGCAGGTTTATGgggacattcaatttaaaatacaacaccaGTGGTCCAGAATCACCTTCGCCGTCTCCGGGGTCCAGTGGATGTTGTCTGGGTTCGTGTGGAACTGCGAGACTGGCAGCATCGGGATGTGGTCCTCGAGGGTGGCGATGTAGATGTTGAGTTGGTCCAGACGCTTCCTTTCTTTTACCGGCAGGCCAGGGTCATAATTGACTTGTGGGATGTAAATCCGGGTGCAGGGGAATTGTCTCCGTGCCATTCTCATCATTCCCTGAAGCTGTTTGATGGCCGTCTGTTCCGTCTTCTGTACTCTGTTACAGATCCCGAAGGACAGGATCATGATGTCGACCTCCACCTCCGATGAGATGGACTCCAGAATAGCCTCTCCGTTCCTGAAAGTGGCCCCTGGGAATGAGTCTATTTGTAGATCAGCAATGTCATATGCCGGGAATCTGCTTAAATTTGAGTCTCCTATGATAACCAATCTCTTTCTAATGTTCATAGTCCAGTCTTTTATCTTGTTGTTTGAAGAGAGGTGCTGTGTGGTTTGATGAGGTcttgttgctgttggtgttgagAGTCCACCtgtgggtgatgaagatgggggTGAGGCCAGGCGGGTCTGGACTGCCGACTGAATTTTCCTCACTGTTACCGGTGTAAAGATGGAGTTGCTTGTCGGTTCCCCCTCAAAAAGTCTGTCTAGCTCTGTGTTCGTGGATTCATCCGAAGAGTCCCCGACCGGCAGCTCCTTTTGGCTGCAAGGTGCGGAGTGAGAGCGTGGCTTGGTCCGAATTTTcggagacaaggagaaggaggggcccTTTACAAGTGGGCGTGGcaatatttgtcttggtctctgtGCGAGAGGGAGAAGTTGTTCTGGTGTGGATGTGATCTCCAACCTGTCAGGCGTGGCGCCGCTGTCTTGAGATGATGAGGATTCTTCCTCTGGGTTGCAGGTCTGTagtgggcggtccttctgtgccACCGCGGCTTGTGTGGGGGGCACAGTGTTTTCCcggacttgtgtgtttgttgcatgaGCAGGTgcctcctcccgttctccttgTCTGACTGCTGCAGTCCCTCTGgctcgaggaggtggaggtgcaggctgCTCATTCTGTGAGGGAAGAGGCCACTCAGGGAGGGTCTCATCGAGAGGAGGGGGCGatcccctctctgctgctgaggaTGGAGGCTCCGATGATGAGCTGTTCTCCCTGTTGTGCATCTCTATTGCCTCTGTGATGACTGTCTCTGCTTCACGTATTGTCTTATTAGTCAGTCTCTTTCCAAAATTCCGTTTGGCCCATTTTGAAGCGATCTCGAAGGGCTCCCGCCATTCTTTGGTCGTGAGTGTGTTAAAGTCCTCCATTTGAGCCTTTGAAGTTTCCTCGTAGTGTTCCCTGAGAATGGTCAGAGTATTGTCGGC encodes the following:
- the LOC117731438 gene encoding GTPase IMAP family member 7-like; the encoded protein is MFNSRRIAILGKTGVGKSSLANTIFGEQLFKIGHTANSETNICQAQTRCVNGGNITLIDSPGFFDTDRSEKELKSEILKCITEFAPGPHAFLIVLKVERFTKQEQDVIKNMNQYFSEEFFKFAIVLFSHGDQLLEGQTIEQFVHDNTLVRDLVTKCGGRCHVIDNRHWKTNQQDEYRSNQFQVKKLLKTVDGMIQANDGRWYTNEMLQAVEKRIMQEVQKIRKSPGNMSEEKIREKAKSNVLKGVVISLAAFTAVALLGVLFCVGGPASAAVTAAVLV